From the Manis javanica isolate MJ-LG chromosome 11, MJ_LKY, whole genome shotgun sequence genome, one window contains:
- the PTGS2 gene encoding prostaglandin G/H synthase 2, which translates to MLARALLLCAALALCHAANPCCSNPCQNRGVCMSVGFDQYKCDCTRTGFSGENCSTPEFLTKIKLLLKPTPNTVHYILTHFKGVWNIVNNIPFLRNAIMKYVLTSRSHLIDSPPTYNAHYGYKSWEAFSNLSYYTRALPPVADNCPTPMGVKGKKELPDSKELVEKFLLRRKFIPDPQGTNMMFAFFAQHFTHQFFKTDHRRGPAFTKGLGHGVDLNHVYGETLDRQHKLRLFKDGKMKYQIVDGEMYPPTVKDTQVKMIYPPHVPEHLQFAVGQEVFGLVPGLMMYATIWLREHNRVCDVLKQEHPEWDDEQLFQTSRLILIGETIKIVIEDYVQHLSGYHFKLKFDPELLFNQQFQYQNRIAAEFNTLYHWHPLLPDTFQIDDQEYNYQQFVYNNSILLGHGLTQFVESFSRQIAGRVAGGRNVSPAVQQVAKASIDQSRQMKYQSLNEYRKRFLMKPYQSFEELTGEKEMAAELEALYGDIDAMELYPALLVEKPRPDAIFGETMVELGAPFSLKGLMGNPICSPEYWKPSTFGGEVGFKIINTASIQSLICKNVKGCPFTSFSVQDQQLTKTATINVSSSHSGLDDINPTVLLKERSTEL; encoded by the exons ATGCTCGCCCGCGCTCTGCTGCTGTGCGCCGCCCTGGCGCTCTGCCACGCAG CAAATCCTTGCTGTTCGAACCCATGTCAAAACCGTGGTGTATGCATGAGCGTAGGATTTGACCAGTATAAGTGTGACTGTACCCGAACAGGATTCTCTGGTGAAAACTGCTCAACAC CTGAATttctgacaaaaataaaattactgctGAAGCCCACTCCAAACACAGTGCACTACATACTTACCCACTTCAAGGGAGTCTGGAACATTGTCAATAACATTCCCTTCCTGAGAAATGCAATCATGAAATATGTGTTGACAT CCAGATCACATTTGATTGACAGCCCACCAACTTACAATGCACACTATGGCTACAAAAGCTGGGAAGCCTTTTCTAATCTTTCCTATTATACCAGAGCTCTTCCTCCTGTGGCTGACAACTGCCCAACACCCATGGGTGTGAAAG ggAAGAAAGAGCTTCCTGATTCAAAAGAGCTAGTGGAAAAATTTCTTCTAAGAAGGAAGTTCATCCCTGATCCCCAGGGCACAAATATGATGTTTGCATTCTTTGCCCAGCACTTCACACATCAATTTTTCAAGACAGATCATAGGCGAGGACCAGCTTTCACCAAAGGACTGGGCCATGGG GTGGACTTAAATCATGTTTATGGTGAAACTTTGGATAGACAGCATAAACTACGCCTTTTCAAGGatggaaaaatgaaatatcaG atAGTTGATGGAGAGATGTATCCTCCCACAGTCAAAGATACTCAGGTCAAGATGATCTACCCGCCTCACGTCCCTGAACATCTGCAGTTTGCTGTGGGCCAGGAGGTCTTTGGCCTGGTGCCTGGTCTGATGATGTATGCCACAATTTGGCTTCGGGAACATAACAGAGTATGTGATGTACTTAAACAAGAGCATCCAGAATGGGACGATGAGCAGTTATTCCAGACGAGCAGGCTAATACTGATAG GAGAAACTATTAAGATTGTGATTGAAGACTATGTACAACACTTGAGTGGCTATCACTTCAAACTGAAGTTCGACCCAGAGCTGCTTTTCAACCAACAATTCCAGTACCAAAACCGAATTGCTGCTGAGTTTAATACACTCTACCACTGGCATCCCCTTCTGCCTGACACCTTTCAAATTGACGACCAGGAATACAACTATCAACAGTTTGTCTACAACAACTCTATATTACTGGGACATGGACTCACCCAGTTTGTTGAATCATTCAGCAGGCAAATTGCTGGCAGG GTTGCTGGTGGCAGGAATGTTTCACCTGCAGTACAACAAGTAGCTAAGGCCTCCATTGACCAGAGCAGACAGATGAAATACCAGTCTCTTAATGAGTACCGCAAACGCTTCCTAATGAAGCCCTACCAATCATTTGAAGAACTAACAG gagagaaggaaatggcTGCGGAGTTAGAAGCCCTCTATGGTGACATTGATGCCATGGAGCTGTATCCTGCCCTTTTGGTAGAAAAGCCTCGCCCAGATGCCATTTTTGGTGAGACCATGGTAGAACTTGGAGCACCATTTTCCCTGAAAGGACTTATGGGTAATCCCATATGTTCTCCTGAGTACTGGAAGCCCAGCACTTTTGGTGGAGAAGTAGGTTTTAAAATCATCAACACTGCCTCAATTCAGTCTCTCATCTGCAAGAATGTGAAGGGCTGTCCTTTTACTTCATTCAGTGTTCAAGATCAACAGCTCACCAAGACAGCCACCATTAATGTAAGCTCTTCTCACTCTGGACTAGATGACATCAATCCCACAGTACTACTAAAAGAACGTTCAACTGAACTGTAG